From a single Desulfovibrio sp. UIB00 genomic region:
- the rsfS gene encoding ribosome silencing factor gives MENNTSSSPAGGTAPKRYSDAPLEEKLADVVTWLEEHKAARVVSIDMAGQGGFAEALVIASAGSVRHAQSLADGVGELCRQRNFEYLRMEGYTAGQWILVDMNDIVVNVFLEPVRELYGLEALWGKAASLAEARSGE, from the coding sequence ATGGAAAACAACACTTCTTCTTCACCTGCAGGGGGCACTGCCCCCAAGCGTTATTCGGATGCCCCTCTGGAAGAAAAGCTGGCGGACGTGGTCACGTGGCTTGAAGAGCATAAGGCCGCGCGCGTGGTCAGCATCGATATGGCCGGGCAGGGCGGTTTTGCCGAGGCTCTGGTCATTGCCAGCGCCGGTTCGGTGCGTCACGCCCAGAGCCTCGCCGATGGCGTGGGCGAACTTTGCCGCCAGCGCAATTTTGAATATCTGCGCATGGAAGGCTACACCGCCGGTCAATGGATTCTGGTGGACATGAACGACATTGTCGTCAACGTTTTTCTGGAGCCGGTGCGCGAGCTTTACGGCCTTGAAGCCCTGTGGGGCAAGGCCGCATCTCTGGCCGAAGCCCGAAGCGGGGAATAA
- a CDS encoding phenylacetate--CoA ligase, with protein sequence MLFNIKQETLPREEMEALQLRRLRDLCNRVYANVPFYRKRFDETGITPADIKSLADLKLLPFTEKQDLRNHYPYGLFAVPKDHIVRLHASSGTTGKSVVVGYTQRDLETWAELMARSLAAAGVVRSDVVHVAYGYGLFTGGLGAHYGAERLGATVVPASGGATRRQAGLLRDFGATVLCATPSYGLHLWEASMEVGVNFRDLPLRVGVFGAEPWSEAMRRDIEDKMDISAMNIYGLSEIMGPGVAMECEEAKCGMHLWEDHILPEIIDPVTGDQLPPGEVGELVLTTLTKEGIPMLRYRTRDLTSLDYTPCRCGRTHVRISRLQGRSDDMLIIRGVNVFPQQIEGILMESEGLSPNYQIIVDRVHNLDTLEVRVEMNENLFADEIRKLQMLEGRLQKTIKEYLGVSAKVRLMEPRSIERSEGKAKRIVDNRKD encoded by the coding sequence GTGCTTTTCAACATCAAACAGGAAACTCTGCCACGCGAAGAAATGGAGGCGCTGCAACTGCGCCGCCTGCGTGATTTGTGCAACCGCGTCTACGCCAACGTGCCCTTTTATCGCAAACGCTTTGACGAGACGGGCATCACCCCTGCCGACATCAAGTCGCTGGCGGATCTGAAACTGCTGCCCTTTACGGAAAAGCAGGATCTGCGCAACCACTATCCCTATGGCCTTTTTGCGGTTCCCAAGGATCACATTGTGCGCCTGCACGCCTCCAGCGGCACCACTGGCAAATCTGTTGTGGTGGGCTATACCCAGCGCGACCTTGAAACATGGGCGGAGCTGATGGCCCGCAGCCTGGCGGCCGCAGGCGTGGTGCGCTCGGACGTAGTGCATGTGGCCTATGGTTACGGCCTCTTTACCGGCGGGCTTGGCGCGCACTATGGCGCAGAACGCCTTGGCGCCACTGTTGTTCCCGCTTCTGGCGGCGCGACACGGCGTCAGGCCGGTTTGCTGCGCGATTTTGGCGCAACTGTGCTCTGCGCCACGCCTTCATACGGTCTGCATCTGTGGGAAGCGTCCATGGAAGTGGGCGTCAATTTTCGCGATCTGCCCCTGCGCGTGGGTGTGTTCGGTGCCGAGCCGTGGTCTGAAGCCATGCGCCGCGACATTGAGGACAAAATGGACATCAGCGCCATGAACATTTACGGCCTGTCCGAAATCATGGGGCCCGGCGTTGCCATGGAATGCGAAGAAGCAAAGTGCGGCATGCATTTGTGGGAAGACCACATTCTGCCCGAGATCATTGACCCCGTTACGGGCGACCAGCTCCCCCCCGGCGAAGTGGGCGAACTGGTGCTGACCACACTGACCAAGGAAGGCATCCCCATGTTGCGCTACCGCACGCGCGACCTCACCAGCCTTGATTACACTCCCTGCCGTTGCGGTCGCACCCACGTTCGCATTTCGCGCCTCCAGGGCCGCAGCGACGACATGCTCATCATCCGTGGCGTCAACGTGTTCCCGCAGCAGATTGAGGGCATCCTGATGGAAAGCGAGGGGCTTTCCCCCAATTACCAGATCATCGTCGATCGCGTGCACAACCTTGATACCCTTGAAGTGCGCGTTGAAATGAACGAAAACCTCTTTGCAGATGAAATCCGCAAGCTGCAAATGCTTGAAGGCCGCCTGCAAAAGACCATCAAGGAATATCTGGGCGTCTCCGCCAAGGTACGCCTGATGGAACCCCGCTCCATTGAGCGCTCCGAGGGCAAGGC